The Dermacentor silvarum isolate Dsil-2018 chromosome 11, BIME_Dsil_1.4, whole genome shotgun sequence region TGATTAGATAGTTTACAACTACTGGCACTAGGATGGCACATGTAACCGGCAAACTGAGGCCTCAGGAAAGCACCTGAGCTTATAATAAAGCAGGCGGCAAAGGATCTCCAGGAAACCCAAGGGACAGCGGGGGAATAAAAGCTGTAAGCAGGGTGGTCCGTGGATTGGGGCCACCGAGGCCAGAGCCGTGATAGCACACCGTTGGCACCCGCAGGCCTCGGCGAACCCCAACCCAAGGACTAGTCCGGGTTCCAGCTTTGGTGTCCCTGATCCCGCTTTAATATCCCGGAGGTGCCGTCGATAATACGAAATAATGACACGTTGTTCCAACTAGTAAATGAAAAAGCGATTagagaaatataatcacgcccaACCACCAACTTGTGACGCAAAGTTCAGCGCCACTGGGCCcaccgcgacttctgcaacaccagtcagaacttcGCCCGGAATTAATGCCTGTGAAATTTGAGTGAACGGGAGTAAGAAGTGCAGCGAGTGCCAGTTGACGCGAGTATCAACGAGTCAGAGTGACAGCGAGCTTCTTTGGATGTATGAATGCCAGTGACTGTCGGCGAGTGTGAGCGGACTCGAGTATAAGAAGCGTGAATGAAAGCGAGTGAGTGAGTAGTGCCGACTTATGCGCCTAGCATTACCCCACGCAATTGAAAGCGGCGCAATTCGAAACCGACACGCCCACGTACTCGTTCGATCGACACTTCGCCTAGGCTCGAACACAAGCGCTCAGCCCGCAATGACGTTCCAAAAATACACTACCCAAGAACGCCGGTATTTCGGCAATACAACACAGCGGAGCGCGTGGACGCTACGTCGGCCcctggagaaaaagaaagcacttgCGACCATGCGTTTTGCACATGCACACCTACCACTCATAGCAGCTGCGCTCATCCACATCCACCAGGTGAAGGGTGAAATTTGAGGCGACTTCGACAAGATGCGGTAATAAAAGTCGCGGCACATTCAACCTTGCCTCTTCCGTCACGCTCAGCACTAGTACCAAGAGGCAGCAGTAACTCGGCACCCATCCCACTATCCCCATGCTTCAAATAGACCCAGATAATAAACGAATCTCGAAATTACGGCCGGTAAGGCTATACACAATCCGAGTAGTTCGCCTTTCTTCAACCAAGGCGTTCTTTTGAACGACAAGAAGCGCGCGCACGAACGGCGCATGGCATGGTCGCCGGTGGATCTGCCTGGCTATGTATGGCTAGCTCTGTGTCGTCCTCTCCCGATCATATCCAACTTTATAAATCCATACTGTGCGTACTCTTTGTACTCAATCTATAACAAATAATATACACTATATATTAGTGTAAACGGTTACCACCTGGCATCTCACATTTCTAGCTGTTTCTCGCGTTACTTTCTTTCTCCTTGCGTCTGAAAGAGGGCGCTAGCTCAGTTTTTATTAAGTTTCGGTTCACTACCAAAGTCGCGAAGTGACCTACACGTAACCTGCAGCAGGCACGTCAGGATTAGGGCGCTGGTAGTGCTACCAAATGACCAGTGTGCCATACGCGGTAAACAACATCGTTTCACGTATGTGCACGTAGCATTCGAACGGACGACACCACCAAACAGTCACATTGAATCCCCAAACATCGCAGTTGCTTATCAGCGCTCGCTCTCAGAAATGCGCGTATCAAGACTGTAtgcctaataaaaaaaaaataattaaaaaaggtgTGCCGAGAGAATTCATTTAGGCTTTAGTAGCGAGACAAAGGTGGCGCACCTTCCAACGGCTCACTAAAGTTTTGAGCTCGCATTGCAACCGCGTGAACTGGAGCGGCTGTGGCGAGCACGCTTTTTGAGCAGACGACGCAGTGGAGTAATCACGTGGCCCGTTGCTCCAGTTTCGCCCGCGTTTTAGGTCAATtaattgctgctgctgctgccgctgtagAGGAAGAAATTCTGCTGCGGCGTTCCGACAGCAGGAGCTGTAGGCCCGTAGTGACCCTTGATGGATGGagggatgaaaaactttattgttgTCGTTGAGACCGTAGTGAAATGGGTGAAATACAATCGCATGCTTAGATGTATTGTGTGCAGCTGGTCGTAATTTGATGCCCGATGGCTCTACGCCCTTCCGCGATGAAAAATGCGCGAAGCTGCTGCCGCGCGCAAATCCTGCCGCGGAGCAACAGAACCACGCGCTGAGTCGCCGGAGTCGCTACACCTTCCCTACGGACGCGCTGCACCGTTTTTGCGCCAGCTCTCGAGGGCTTGGGACGGTCGCAGCGTCGACCGCGCCGCGCAGGCTTCTCGGAGTCGCGACCTTGGAGCGCGGGAGGCCCCCGCGCACTTTCCCGGGGGCCGCATCGCCGCATCGCACCGGGAGTGAGGATAATCGTTGTCGATAAGCGGTCGCGTCCGCACACGCGCGCGTTTAACAGCGAGACATGGAGGCAACACGAGAGTGGGTCGGCACCGTCGCCGGCGTCGTGACTCTGGCCAGCTTCGTCGGCGGCCTGTCGCTCGCCTGGCGCGTCCGGCGAGCGGGCACCTCGGCGGGCGTCGCGTTCGCGCCCGTGGCGGCGGGCGCGGTCTGCTGCCACTCCTGGCTCCTCTACGGCCGCTTCGCGAACGAGCCCGCCGTGGTGTGGGTGAACGCGTGCGGCTTGCCCCTGGTGCTCGTCAACGCCGTTGTGCACCGCGCGTACGCGCGGGACAGTGGACCCGGTTGGGTTTTGCTCGCGGCGCTGGGCGCGCTGCAGTTGGCGGCGCCGATGATGACCGTGGTGTGGCTGGGCCGCGTCGCCTCGCTCTACACGGTGGCCTGCAACGCGGCGCCGGTCTCCCGGATCTGGACGGGCCCGTTGCCCGAGCTCGCCGTCTGGGCGCTGGCAGCGTGCGGGCTCTGGTCGACGTACGGGGCTCTTGGAGGAGACGTGCCGCTGTGCGCGTCCAACCTGCTCGGGGCCCTGGTGGCGGTGGCCGAGTTGACCGCGGCCGCTTTGAACAGGCGGCAGCGCAAGCAGGAGTAGCATATATGTCTGTGATACTATACACGAGGTGAGTGCGCGATATAGACGGCTTCTTTTCTCCTTATTTGTAGGCCGGGCATAAAAGCAAATGACCATAAATTAATATCACTGGCTTATCGTCTAATCTCAAGCTTTTGAATCTGCATGGCTGTGGATGACGTTCAGCTTTATACTGCGCAGCGGAAGGCTTCGTGCTGCTGCGCGCGAGGTCTCGGGTTCGATTGTCGGGCTCGCGGTGGACGCTTTCTAGGAAGGTGGCGAGTTATACACGTGTACATATGCCTCCGCGGTACTTGTAGGTTAAAATTAATTGATCACCTCACAGCTGGTCAACATCCGCCGCAGACTGAATGGAATCAGCTGTCCAATGATGTTGTGTTGCAGCCATCCCTGAATTTGTTTATGTCCCATATTGTGTAAtttcctcatttttctttttcgctctgttacatttgcacttgcagtagaCGCATTGATTCAGTTGTACTCGAAGCATATCTTTCATTTCATGATATCTGTATTCTCTTTTCTAGTACGTgtacatgtattttttttttttgccctgcaAATTATGTCATAATGTTGCATCCCCATCCTGCGAAAATCCCGTAACGGGATTGCAGtattagtaaataaataaaaaaaaatacgaacAGCGGCGACCGGGCAGCGCGATATGTTGGTACACACGCCGTAGCGCGTACTGCCGCAAGTGCGCGTCGaataatggcacgtacacactagcggcaaaacgcgcgcggcgcgccgccggcggcaaaccgcagcagcggcagggcggccacaccaaccggcggcgcgccgctgcggcaatcacgtgacagactagactcctctccccttctcgaactatccgggagctcacgcgtgcagatgatagtgcttaaacgagaaacaagcggtcgggcgggtccgcatggcaccagtttcccacgcgcacgtcacggaagcgggccgctctcattggtctccttcatccgcggcacgcggcaaaccgcaaaaaatcggtccaggagcgatccctgccgcggcaacaaaaacccgtttcgcggctgctgtcgcggcgcgcgtttttccgctagtgtgtacgtggcattagaGATGTGCCTGTGATGCGCTGTTGTGTGTTGCAGCTACCAATCCGCAGTAAAGGAAGATAAGCTAAAGACGAATTAAGTGATGGACATgtccgggttttttttttcgttaattagCATTTTCCAAGGTGTCCACACCTGTGTGCGAAAAAGTAGGGAGCTTTCCGAGCAGCTACGACGCGATCTGGATCAACTCGCTACCGACCTACCGTCATAGACTATGCGTATTTGTCCCGTGCGGTCGGATCGTGGTCATTTTCACGGCGGCTTTCCAAGCAGGGCCGTATGCGCAGATGTATAGCACCTTGTATAAAATCGGCACTAATATCATGACATCTAGCTTGCACGTACGTGTCACTGCATAGTCTGGACAATTTGGAAACGCGGCGTGTAAACTAATATAGGCTCCACTTTACTGCGTTTTCGTGTTGTCGGCCACCGGTTGGAACTCTTCGATGACTGCAACCGTTCAGTCGTAACATACGTCGCCCCGGCTGGCGTACACGTGTACTACTCTGTCTACAGGTGCGTCCGACTTAGAacgcgccatttttttttctttttttcagttcagGTTAACCAATTCCACACATGTGATGAGCGCTCCACGGCGGATGCATTAAGCGCACACCCGATATGTGCTGTGACGGAGTCCAGTAGGGGTGGCCTACAACATAGAAACGCAGAAATTAAAGTCTGCAGTGAGACGTGCAAGCTAGAAGTAATATTAGCGCTGATTTTATGTAAACAAGATGTTACATCTGCGCATATACGGCCCCGCTTGCAAAACcacagcggaaaaaaaaaatgtgcatgaccGTGATCCATAAGCACATAAGCATAAGCATAGTCTAACAACCGATGATTCACATATACGTACTTGCAACAAAGTGCCGAAAACAAACCCTGTATTTGTAAGGATTCACAGCGAGTTGATCCACGCATGTTGATCCGGGAGATTGATCGCGTGGTCGGTGTTCGTAAAGTtccctattttattgcgatatcaattatatggacacgtactccaggcgcatttgtgccgtcgccgtgaggttctacgccgcgcgcgcccggcCGGGCTTCTGCGGCGGGGAGAGGGTCCATCCTGCGCTGTTTTAGttggcgttgatgcgagcggaggcacgaaggtcaattcgctcgctgcttcagccgcgcttactcactacagcgttttgacagcgagtttccgcggttatcgaatgagatgcgttcatgtttgctggtgcgcgcatgacaccatgcttgttcattcagttagtatatgcctatgtttacaagttcatacgaccgataaaactactatatatCCTTACTTagcatagctgtccactaatttgctatcgcaatcgacgcttcgcctttcgggcgaaactgcgacttttttatcgCACACGCCGGTGCACATCTTGGAAAAATGCTAAATCAACGCACATTTTCGTTACTTCGTCTTTAGCGTATCTTCTTTTACTTTGGAGCGATTGCTGCAACACACGACAGCGTATCACACCATTTATTCGACGCGCACTTGCGGTACCATGTGGTACGCTGCCCGGTCACCGCCGTTCGTGCATACACCGTATAGTCTGTGAACGTGCGcggttaattaattaattcgtTATATCAGAATGTGCAAACAGTCAACCAAATTTTGTTCAGTAGCACCGAGGCAATTTGATTACACGGGTGGGAAAAAGACCTCTGGCATAACCCAGGGGTTTCGTCCGTTGCTCGACGTACTCCAGGCTCCCCAGGTATCGACCTTGTACATATACTTTGCTTTGCAGCTGTGCTGCCACACGCATACCAATTAGGCGGGCGCACTGCGAATTGGGGTCAGAATGACCCAGATTCCGTGGACGGTTTACCTAAGCGCTCGCGTAAACTTTCGGAGAACGACAGCATATAAAAAGAGCTTAAAAATCGTAAATCCttcttgcgcaaaaaaaaaaaaaactatagaaaACGGCATCGTCAGAATCGATTATGGTTTTGCAGATTAGCATAAATTTAAGAGAGAGCTGATTGTCGGTAGATTGTTGCGTTAAAGTTTAATTTGTATGTCCTTGGAAGAAAATTATTGGTGTAAAATGAACAtcagactttctttttttttttttcataatctttGCGCCAAAACTGACGTCACGGATTCTGACGTCACGGATTCGGTGGCGCGCTCGGGGTGTTTAGGTTCTCTTTTCATTCAGTAAGCATTTACTTAAGTTACCAGGCTCAGTCTTTGCTTACAGTGAAACGTAACGTAATTGGTTTTATATAAGGCACAATCAACTAGCGCTGTACAAACGCAACTCTACTGACGCCCTGCATtgtattctgatgaaggccggtccccggccgaaacgtcaataaaccgcttcatacgcgcgtctacttcactgtgaatgCCAAAATCCATGATATCGCGGCGATCTGGGGCGGAGATTCCTAGGTAGAAGACACCACTTATTTTTTGCGTTTAGCTTAACAAGGCTCCCCAAACAAAAAGGTCGACGCGTAAGCATTTTCCCACAAGTGTAATCCATCAATGTCAGTCAACTCATTATTTTACACTCTCTTCAGTATGTGTGCGTCCATAATAGGCTCGGAGGTGCTAAATTCTTGGACAGCGTCTATTCACACCATGTCGCCAAATTCACCATCTTGCCAGCTCTGACTACCGAGCCCGTAGAGTTTTCCATTCCCCAATGGATTAGGCAACGAATAACCTCGAGTACTGATCGGCTATACAACATTTCCGATTGTCTCAAGAACCAGACAATGCCAGCATTCGACAGCGCTGCATCTACAACAGCGCTCGGGTCTTTGTGTTCAATTTGGACCTGACACCGGCTCGAAAGCTTCGAGCATCCGGGCGCGCAGGTTTGTGTATAAGCACGATGTCTGTTCAATGACTTAATGCatgttcacccccccccccccccccctcattttcGCAAAGTGTATACAACGTGGTTTTGGTGGGCGAAAGAAATATATAATATTTGTCTTTTGATCTCTTTCAGGGCGGGACAGGGTGTTGTAGCAAGCCTCGAAGCGCCGTCTACGACGTGACGCCGTCTACGACGATGCTGCAGTGGCTTGGCACAATGCAGGCTCCTGCCCAGACAGGGTACAAAACAGTGTTGGCGGTTCCAGCATGCCTCTGCGATGTTTGCGAGGGCTGCAGGGTGCCTACACGAATGGGGTGTGTGCAATATACCGTCAAGCAATACAAGCCATACGCCTGCTGCGTTTGGACGTGGCCACTGCAAATGTGCCTGTCGAGTGGCAAACAAAAAAGAACGAAGCAGTATTTGCGCTACGAATGACGGATCATCGCGTACAATACCTTTATATAGCTCAAAAAAGATAATGTCTATTATACATACAAAACTTTAGCCAATGTTACTTCGCTTGGGCAAGCTTCTCCTATAATGACATTTCCTGTTGACAGAAGTGTTTTCTCTAGGACTGTGCAATAAATGCTCTGTTAAAGCTGTGCGGCAGTTCTTTTCTGTCTTGAAGGAATAGTCTTAGTAGTGGAGTGTATTACAATGGCGTCTTTTCGCACCATTACATCGCTGTGCCAGAGCACGTGCCACGAGCTGCTGGAACGCAACCTGCACAAGCGCACAAGACAGGCACTCCACTTTGTAGCGTGTATGCCCACTACAGTACGTGGACAGGTTGAGGAGGTACCGAGACAGC contains the following coding sequences:
- the LOC119432868 gene encoding uncharacterized protein LOC119432868, translating into MEATREWVGTVAGVVTLASFVGGLSLAWRVRRAGTSAGVAFAPVAAGAVCCHSWLLYGRFANEPAVVWVNACGLPLVLVNAVVHRAYARDSGPGWVLLAALGALQLAAPMMTVVWLGRVASLYTVACNAAPVSRIWTGPLPELAVWALAACGLWSTYGALGGDVPLCASNLLGALVAVAELTAAALNRRQRKQE